A region of Streptomyces paludis DNA encodes the following proteins:
- a CDS encoding LacI family DNA-binding transcriptional regulator, with protein MAGIKDVAAEAGVSVATVSRALNGHPSVSPAARARVLAAVAALGYRPNAVARSLRTDQTRTLGLVISDVLNPYFTSLARAVEEEARALGYSVIIGNADERPELQDHHVRTLLDRRIDGLLLSPTDPGSPLIPDAVRAGTPIVFVDRWVPGVQVPVVRADGRGAVADLVGHLLGLGHRRLAIIAGPAATTTGSERVDAFRAALREHGVALPDAYIGQGDFQAESGRRAAERFLDLPEPPDAVFAADNLMALGALDAIRARGLTVPGDIALAAFDDIPWFVHTDPPITAIAQPTEELGRAAVRALVERIGGHSPDSVTLPARLVVRRSCGASGPVEEPHTAAPIAHPHPHPHTTVRRSNP; from the coding sequence ATGGCAGGCATCAAGGATGTCGCCGCCGAGGCGGGTGTGTCCGTCGCCACGGTGTCGCGCGCGCTCAACGGCCATCCGTCGGTCAGCCCGGCCGCGCGGGCCCGGGTGCTCGCCGCCGTGGCCGCGCTCGGCTACCGGCCCAACGCCGTGGCCCGCTCCCTGCGCACCGACCAGACGCGCACCCTGGGCCTGGTCATCAGCGATGTGCTCAACCCGTACTTCACCTCCCTCGCCCGCGCCGTCGAGGAAGAGGCGCGGGCGCTCGGCTACAGCGTGATCATCGGGAACGCCGACGAGCGGCCGGAGCTTCAGGACCATCATGTCCGCACCCTGCTGGACCGCCGGATCGACGGGCTGCTGCTCTCGCCCACCGACCCCGGCTCGCCGCTGATACCGGACGCCGTGCGCGCCGGCACACCGATCGTCTTCGTGGACCGCTGGGTGCCGGGCGTACAGGTGCCGGTGGTACGGGCCGACGGGCGCGGCGCCGTCGCGGACCTGGTCGGCCATCTGCTGGGGCTCGGCCACCGGCGGCTGGCGATCATCGCCGGTCCGGCGGCCACCACCACCGGCAGCGAGCGCGTCGACGCCTTCCGCGCGGCGCTGCGCGAGCACGGGGTGGCGCTGCCGGACGCGTACATCGGCCAGGGCGACTTCCAGGCGGAGAGCGGGCGCCGGGCGGCCGAGCGCTTCCTCGATCTGCCGGAGCCGCCCGACGCCGTGTTCGCCGCGGACAATCTGATGGCGCTCGGCGCGCTGGACGCGATCCGTGCCCGGGGGCTCACCGTCCCCGGTGACATCGCGCTCGCCGCCTTCGACGACATCCCGTGGTTCGTCCACACCGACCCGCCGATCACCGCCATCGCCCAGCCCACCGAGGAGCTGGGCCGGGCCGCCGTACGGGCGCTGGTCGAGCGGATCGGCGGCCACTCCCCCGACTCCGTGACACTGCCCGCCCGGCTCGTCGTACGCCGCTCCTGCGGCGCGTCCGGCCCGGTGGAGGAACCGCACACGGCCGCCCCGATCGCACACCCGCATCCGCATCCGCACACCACCGTACGAAGGAGCAACCCGTGA
- a CDS encoding sugar ABC transporter ATP-binding protein: MSHPDELLRIEGIRKTFPGVVALDSVDFDLRRGEVHVLLGENGAGKSTLIKMLSGAYRPDAGRVLVDGQEVRIHGAQDAERLGIATIYQEFNLVPELTVAENIFLGRQPRRFGLIDRKKMYADAAELLERVGVATAPDTLVRELGIARLQMVEIAKALSLDARVLIMDEPTAVLTSEEVEKLFRIVRRLREDGVAVVFITHHLEEIAALGDRVTVLRDGRSVDQVPASTPEDELVRLMVGRSIDQQYPRRAAEAGEPLLSVAGLTRQGVFHDIGFEVRAGEVVGIAGLVGAGRTEVVRAVFGADHYDAGTVRVAGAVLPAHDVSASLAAGIGLVPEDRKGQGLLLDASVAENLGLVTLRAATRGGLVDRKAQHTAAEGMAERLGVRMAGLGQRVGTLSGGNQQKVVIGKWLLAEVKVLILDEPTRGIDVGAKVEIYELINALTDAGHAVLMISSDLPEVLGMSDRVLVMAQGRLAGELAAHEATQDAVMALAVGATDTTRTADMSRTENDEGVEGSRGH; the protein is encoded by the coding sequence GTGAGCCATCCGGACGAGTTGCTGCGTATCGAAGGGATACGCAAGACCTTCCCCGGCGTGGTCGCGCTCGACAGCGTCGACTTCGACCTCCGCCGGGGCGAGGTGCATGTCCTGCTCGGCGAGAACGGCGCCGGCAAGAGCACCCTGATCAAAATGCTCTCCGGTGCCTACCGGCCGGACGCCGGGCGGGTGCTCGTCGACGGCCAGGAGGTACGGATCCACGGCGCGCAGGACGCCGAACGGCTCGGGATCGCCACGATCTACCAGGAGTTCAACCTGGTGCCCGAGCTGACGGTGGCCGAGAACATCTTCCTGGGCCGCCAGCCGCGCCGCTTCGGCCTGATCGACCGCAAGAAGATGTACGCGGACGCCGCCGAGCTGCTGGAGCGCGTCGGGGTGGCCACCGCGCCGGACACCCTCGTCCGTGAACTGGGCATCGCCCGGCTCCAGATGGTCGAGATCGCCAAGGCGCTCAGCCTGGACGCGCGGGTCCTGATCATGGACGAGCCGACCGCCGTGCTGACCTCCGAGGAGGTGGAGAAGCTCTTCCGGATCGTGCGCAGGCTGCGCGAGGACGGGGTGGCCGTCGTCTTCATCACCCACCATCTGGAGGAGATCGCCGCGCTCGGCGACCGGGTCACCGTGCTGCGCGACGGCCGCAGTGTGGACCAGGTGCCCGCGTCGACCCCCGAGGACGAACTCGTCCGGCTGATGGTGGGCCGCTCCATCGACCAGCAGTACCCGCGCCGGGCCGCCGAGGCGGGCGAGCCGCTGCTCAGCGTCGCCGGGCTGACCCGGCAGGGCGTCTTCCACGACATCGGGTTCGAGGTGCGCGCCGGTGAGGTCGTCGGTATCGCCGGGCTGGTGGGCGCGGGCCGTACCGAGGTCGTCCGGGCGGTGTTCGGCGCCGACCACTACGACGCCGGTACGGTCAGGGTCGCGGGCGCGGTGCTGCCGGCCCACGATGTGAGCGCGTCGCTGGCCGCCGGGATCGGGCTCGTACCGGAGGACCGCAAGGGGCAGGGGCTGCTGCTGGACGCCTCCGTGGCGGAGAATCTGGGCCTGGTCACCCTGCGCGCGGCGACCCGCGGCGGGCTGGTGGACCGCAAGGCGCAGCACACCGCCGCCGAGGGGATGGCGGAGCGGCTCGGGGTGCGGATGGCCGGCCTCGGCCAGCGGGTGGGCACCCTGTCCGGTGGCAACCAGCAGAAGGTCGTCATCGGCAAGTGGCTGCTCGCCGAGGTGAAGGTGCTGATTCTCGACGAGCCGACGCGCGGTATCGACGTCGGCGCGAAGGTCGAGATCTACGAGCTGATCAACGCGCTGACCGACGCCGGGCACGCGGTGCTGATGATCTCCAGCGATCTGCCCGAGGTGCTCGGTATGAGCGACCGGGTGCTGGTGATGGCGCAGGGCCGGCTGGCCGGTGAACTCGCCGCGCACGAGGCGACGCAGGACGCGGTGATGGCGCTCGCCGTCGGCGCGACGGACACGACCCGTACGGCGGACATGTCCCGTACGGAGAACGACGAAGGGGTGGAGGGCTCCCGTGGCCACTGA